One region of Capillibacterium thermochitinicola genomic DNA includes:
- the ftsW gene encoding putative lipid II flippase FtsW, which produces MKAGKPDLFIFLVVLFLLTLGVVMVTSASFPRALSATGGADPFSFGKKQLFFTLLSLVIMVFMINFDYHRFRRFTVLFAVLTPVLLVLVLFLGNEINGARRWFDFKIFNFQPSEFAKLALIFVLAHYLTEIGAEVRSFSTGILVPLIYVGLICGLVMMEPDLGTTIVIFVIFLTMLFAAGVRISHLFLVALFVAPVGVYLIIQEPYRLQRLFTFIDPMQDPQGSGWQILQSLMALGSGGIIGLGLGRSRQKFFYLPEPHNDYIFSIIGEELGLLGTMLVLVLFLCLAWRGYKIALATKDHYGSLLAVGITSWLVIQALINIAVVTATIPATGITLPFLSYGGSSLGITMMAVGILLNISRDPRESL; this is translated from the coding sequence TAAGCGCGACCGGTGGGGCCGATCCCTTTTCTTTCGGTAAAAAACAGCTGTTTTTCACCCTTCTCTCCCTGGTCATCATGGTCTTCATGATTAACTTTGATTACCACCGGTTTCGCCGTTTTACGGTTTTGTTTGCGGTTTTGACACCTGTCTTGCTGGTGTTGGTCCTCTTTTTGGGCAACGAAATCAACGGAGCCCGGCGGTGGTTTGACTTTAAAATCTTTAACTTTCAACCTTCAGAGTTTGCCAAACTGGCGCTTATCTTTGTCTTGGCCCATTATTTGACCGAGATCGGGGCAGAAGTGCGGAGCTTTTCTACGGGGATCCTTGTTCCCCTGATCTATGTTGGCTTAATCTGTGGGTTGGTCATGATGGAACCGGATTTGGGAACCACCATTGTTATTTTTGTCATCTTCTTGACGATGCTTTTTGCCGCGGGCGTACGGATTTCCCATCTTTTTTTGGTTGCCTTGTTTGTGGCACCCGTCGGTGTTTATTTAATCATCCAAGAACCCTACCGTCTGCAGCGGCTTTTTACCTTTATTGACCCGATGCAGGACCCCCAAGGTTCGGGCTGGCAAATTCTCCAATCTTTGATGGCTTTAGGTTCCGGTGGGATCATCGGGTTGGGGCTTGGGCGGAGCCGGCAGAAATTTTTTTACTTGCCGGAACCCCATAACGATTATATTTTTTCCATTATCGGTGAAGAATTGGGCCTCCTCGGGACCATGCTGGTGCTGGTTCTCTTTCTTTGTCTGGCGTGGCGTGGGTATAAAATCGCCTTGGCAACCAAGGATCATTACGGGAGCCTCTTGGCGGTAGGGATCACCTCTTGGCTTGTCATTCAGGCCTTAATCAATATTGCCGTCGTGACCGCCACGATTCCAGCGACCGGGATTACGCTTCCCTTTCTAAGTTATGGCGGCTCTTCTTTGGGCATTACTATGATGGCGGTCGGTATTTTACTGAATATCTCCCGTGATCCACGGGAAAGTTTGTAG